The following are encoded together in the Candidatus Tumulicola sp. genome:
- the serS gene encoding serine--tRNA ligase, which translates to MLDIGVVRRDPDRVRRSAVRRGLDPSFVDGILRYDEEYRSALSVAETAKAEKNRISAEIGRAADKASAAAARRDELAALTQTIASSEESARALAPDRDDSPLRALLSSSPNLLDDSVPDGNNERDNVIVRVVGTPREFPFESRPHWEIGETLGVFDFERAAKLSGSRFTLLRGPGARLSRALASLFLDSAAERGYTEVSPPYLVSRATMWSTGQLSKFADAMFRDPDADLFMIPTAEVPLTAMHGGEILNATTLPRQYTAYTPCFRKEAGAAGKDTRGLIRQHQFEKVELVWLADPESSFDALERLVSDAERVLQALGLPYRVVSLCAGDTGFNAAKTYDLEVWLPSAATYREISSCSNCTDFQARRSAIRMRRADGKPELVHTLNGSALAIGRTVAAILENYQCEDGSVDMPPALVPYTGFDRILPEELR; encoded by the coding sequence ATGTTAGACATCGGCGTCGTTCGGCGCGATCCGGATCGCGTGAGGCGCTCCGCCGTTCGTCGCGGGCTCGATCCGTCGTTCGTCGACGGCATTCTGCGCTACGACGAAGAGTACCGCTCCGCGTTGTCGGTCGCGGAAACCGCAAAAGCCGAAAAGAATCGCATTTCGGCCGAGATCGGACGCGCCGCCGACAAAGCGTCTGCGGCAGCCGCGCGTCGCGACGAGTTGGCCGCCCTCACGCAAACGATCGCGTCGTCGGAAGAGAGCGCGCGCGCGCTCGCACCGGATCGCGACGATTCGCCCTTGCGTGCGCTGCTCTCCAGCTCGCCAAATCTTCTCGACGACTCGGTGCCCGACGGGAACAACGAGCGCGATAACGTGATCGTGCGCGTCGTCGGAACCCCGCGCGAATTTCCGTTCGAATCGCGCCCGCATTGGGAGATTGGCGAGACCCTGGGCGTGTTCGATTTCGAACGTGCCGCCAAACTGTCGGGAAGCCGCTTTACGCTGCTGCGTGGACCGGGCGCGCGTTTGTCCCGAGCGCTGGCATCGTTGTTCCTCGATTCGGCCGCCGAACGAGGCTACACCGAAGTTTCGCCGCCGTATCTCGTCAGCCGGGCGACGATGTGGTCGACCGGACAGCTGAGCAAGTTTGCCGATGCGATGTTCCGCGATCCCGATGCAGACTTATTCATGATACCGACCGCCGAAGTGCCTCTTACGGCGATGCACGGCGGTGAAATCCTCAATGCAACGACATTGCCGCGCCAGTACACGGCGTACACGCCGTGCTTTCGAAAGGAAGCCGGTGCCGCCGGCAAAGACACGCGCGGCCTTATTCGCCAGCATCAATTCGAAAAAGTAGAACTCGTTTGGCTGGCCGATCCCGAATCGTCGTTCGACGCGCTCGAACGCCTCGTGTCCGACGCCGAACGCGTGCTGCAAGCGCTCGGCCTTCCGTATCGCGTCGTATCGTTGTGCGCCGGCGACACCGGATTCAACGCGGCCAAGACCTACGATTTGGAAGTATGGCTGCCATCGGCTGCGACCTATCGCGAGATCAGTTCGTGTTCGAACTGCACCGACTTTCAAGCGCGCAGGTCGGCGATTCGTATGCGGCGAGCGGACGGTAAGCCCGAATTAGTGCATACGCTCAACGGTTCGGCGCTCGCGATCGGGAGAACCGTCGCCGCAATTTTAGAAAACTATCAATGCGAAGACGGCTCGGTCGACATGCCGCCGGCGCTCGTACCCTATACCGGCTTCGACCGCATCCTTCCAGAAGAACTCAGATAA
- a CDS encoding KUP/HAK/KT family potassium transporter, whose translation MTERIAAGRQLPPSALALAALGIVFGDIGTSPLYAFRQCFTSVLHIEPTHENVLGIVSLILWSLILIVFVRYIGMVMKVSHDGEGGILALLAFVLPRVQRGVPPRGTWLTFLIILGAGMLFGDGIITPAVSVLSSVEGLEVATSAAKPFILPAAVGVLAALFLVQRRGTQKIGNVFGPIMLIWFVTIGALGVGGIVQHPSVLHAIEPWYIVSFFARHGIAAIAVFGAIVLCVSGVEALYADMSHFGRGPIAKAWTFVVFPALALNYIGQGALVLTDPSAIRNPFYNLVPSAMLFVVVGIATLATIIASQALISGVFTLTKQAIALGFIPRMRVVYTSMMHRGQVYVPAINWLLAVACISLVIAFRSSERLANAYGLAVAVTMVVTSIAYYVVVKDTMQWSPWVAALSTAPFLAIEILFVIGGLPKIPEGGWFPIAVSLVVFAIAYTWRFGRRRIALSHVEQSQPVEEFLAEVGDRLGRPYEGTAVFLTADHQGVPFVLRHHWARMHSVDERIILLTVVPTNDPYLNDERRVVVERLSPGLIRVTARFGFMEKPDIRYIVKACEVSGLRLDDPDTTYYMADPQIVAQRPGILHATRRAFYVFLKQNSRPIGASLGIPADSQAKLGLEVPM comes from the coding sequence TTGACGGAGCGAATTGCCGCGGGCCGGCAGCTGCCCCCGTCCGCGTTGGCACTTGCGGCGCTTGGAATTGTGTTCGGCGACATTGGAACCAGCCCGCTGTACGCGTTCCGCCAGTGTTTTACCAGCGTTTTGCACATCGAGCCAACTCACGAGAACGTGCTCGGCATCGTCAGCTTGATTCTGTGGTCGTTGATTTTGATCGTCTTCGTGCGCTACATCGGCATGGTGATGAAGGTATCGCACGACGGCGAAGGCGGCATTCTCGCGTTGCTAGCATTCGTGCTTCCCCGGGTGCAGCGCGGCGTTCCGCCCAGAGGCACCTGGCTCACGTTCTTGATCATCCTCGGGGCAGGTATGTTGTTCGGCGACGGTATCATAACGCCGGCGGTCTCGGTGTTGTCGTCGGTCGAAGGCCTCGAAGTCGCCACCTCGGCCGCGAAGCCATTCATTCTTCCCGCGGCAGTCGGCGTGTTGGCAGCGTTGTTTTTGGTGCAGCGACGCGGCACGCAAAAAATCGGTAACGTTTTCGGACCGATCATGCTGATCTGGTTCGTCACGATCGGTGCGTTGGGCGTGGGCGGCATCGTTCAACATCCGAGCGTGCTGCATGCGATCGAACCGTGGTACATCGTGTCGTTCTTCGCACGCCACGGCATCGCGGCGATCGCCGTTTTCGGCGCGATCGTCTTGTGCGTTTCGGGCGTCGAAGCGCTGTATGCCGACATGTCGCATTTCGGGCGCGGCCCGATCGCCAAAGCCTGGACGTTTGTCGTGTTTCCGGCGCTGGCATTGAACTACATCGGACAAGGCGCGCTGGTGCTGACCGATCCGAGCGCCATCCGCAACCCGTTTTACAACTTGGTTCCATCCGCGATGCTGTTCGTCGTCGTCGGGATCGCGACGCTGGCGACCATCATCGCGTCGCAAGCCTTGATATCGGGCGTCTTCACACTCACCAAACAAGCCATCGCACTCGGCTTTATCCCGCGGATGCGCGTCGTCTACACCTCGATGATGCACCGCGGACAGGTCTACGTGCCCGCGATCAATTGGTTACTAGCGGTCGCGTGCATCTCGTTGGTGATCGCTTTCCGCAGTTCGGAACGGTTGGCCAACGCATACGGACTGGCCGTCGCCGTGACGATGGTCGTTACGTCGATCGCGTACTACGTGGTCGTCAAAGATACGATGCAGTGGTCGCCGTGGGTAGCGGCACTCAGCACCGCGCCGTTTCTTGCCATCGAAATTCTCTTCGTCATCGGCGGGCTTCCGAAAATCCCCGAAGGCGGCTGGTTTCCGATCGCCGTCAGTTTGGTCGTGTTCGCGATCGCCTACACGTGGAGATTCGGCCGGCGACGCATCGCACTGAGCCACGTGGAGCAGTCGCAACCGGTCGAGGAATTTTTGGCCGAGGTTGGCGACCGCCTCGGACGTCCGTACGAAGGTACCGCCGTCTTTTTAACCGCCGACCATCAAGGCGTTCCGTTCGTCCTACGCCACCACTGGGCACGAATGCACAGCGTCGACGAACGAATCATTCTGCTAACTGTCGTGCCGACCAACGACCCGTATCTCAACGACGAGCGCCGGGTAGTCGTGGAGCGGCTATCGCCCGGCTTGATTCGCGTCACCGCTCGCTTCGGCTTCATGGAAAAACCCGATATCCGGTACATCGTCAAGGCGTGCGAGGTTTCCGGACTACGACTCGACGATCCCGACACGACGTATTACATGGCCGATCCGCAAATCGTCGCGCAGCGGCCCGGCATTCTTCACGCGACGCGTCGCGCGTTCTACGTCTTCTTGAAGCAGAACTCGAGACCGATCGGTGCGAGCTTGGGCATTCCCGCCGATTCGCAAGCCAAGCTCGGCCTCGAAGTGCCGATGTAA
- a CDS encoding DUF2249 domain-containing protein: MTSPSEIDLRGLPFWDRPNLIREALDRLPAGTALTFITEHEPRGLSARITQEHPEHYIVETRRVGRGLWRVSITPRPGRSSERNPLAQFLAGCPAFHGLGVEVLEELTASAIPQTGRRGQALVAENSSWPFIGVVTEGIVVRAKGHDVDRERILYEIFPHEVFGVAEYFDRGLSNARIVAFSKTARIIKLPWDLVEEAAFRHPQLTTALGVVIAQRLREVNDTITAQGALPILARIARVLLPYAMPERGLVPASPSLSTITQSQIAAAAGTVKEVAARAIAELEARSALQRERGHIRYLDRQQLMELIRELS; the protein is encoded by the coding sequence GTGACGAGCCCTTCTGAAATCGACCTTAGGGGTCTTCCTTTTTGGGACCGTCCTAACCTCATCCGCGAAGCCCTCGACCGCCTACCGGCCGGAACGGCGCTCACCTTCATCACCGAACACGAACCGCGCGGCCTCTCCGCCCGCATTACGCAAGAGCATCCCGAACATTATATCGTAGAAACCCGTCGAGTGGGGCGTGGTTTGTGGCGCGTTAGCATTACGCCCCGTCCGGGCCGCTCGAGCGAGCGAAATCCGCTGGCGCAGTTCTTGGCCGGTTGCCCTGCTTTCCACGGACTTGGCGTCGAAGTACTCGAGGAGCTCACCGCGTCGGCAATCCCCCAGACCGGTCGCCGCGGGCAAGCGCTCGTCGCTGAAAACTCCAGCTGGCCGTTTATCGGCGTGGTGACCGAAGGCATCGTCGTTCGCGCCAAGGGGCACGATGTCGACCGCGAGCGCATCTTGTACGAAATTTTTCCGCACGAAGTATTTGGCGTCGCCGAGTACTTCGATCGCGGCCTTTCCAACGCGCGCATCGTGGCATTTTCGAAAACGGCCCGCATCATCAAACTGCCGTGGGATTTGGTCGAAGAAGCCGCTTTCCGCCATCCGCAGTTAACGACGGCGCTCGGCGTCGTGATCGCGCAGCGGTTGCGTGAAGTCAACGATACGATTACCGCGCAAGGTGCGTTGCCAATCTTGGCCCGCATCGCTCGTGTCTTGTTGCCATACGCCATGCCCGAGCGCGGGCTGGTTCCGGCGTCGCCGAGCTTGTCCACGATTACGCAATCGCAAATCGCGGCTGCAGCCGGGACGGTGAAAGAAGTCGCCGCGCGGGCGATCGCCGAGCTGGAGGCGCGCAGCGCATTGCAGCGCGAGCGCGGGCACATTCGCTATCTCGATCGTCAACAGCTCATGGAGTTGATCCGCGAGCTTTCATAA
- a CDS encoding FAD-dependent oxidoreductase — protein sequence MTSTTTIQAQCCVAGAGPAGMMLGLLLARAGVDVVVLEKHADFLRDFRGDTIHPSTLDVMSELGVLEAFLQQPHQRVTRLAGKVGDTTVTVADFTRLRARCRFLAFMPQWEFLNFLAGQAARYPNFRLRMHAAVEDVLLDGDRIVGVRAATPEGPIEVRAALTVAADGRGSVVRDRAGLDVIDVGAPMDVLWLRVSKRDDDPHDTFGYVRNGRILALIDRGEYWQSAYVIPKGAIDGLHERGLEAFREEIAETVPFLRDRLNEIASWDDVRLLTVRVDRLRRWYRSGLLCLGDAAHAMSPIGGVGINLAIQDAVAAANMLASELLEGPVSLRTLRRIQRRREFAARVTQALQVMVGRHVIGRVLRTGSSPVLRAVPKLVGRLPFLTRIPARLVGLGIRPEHVARPEVRRSPLSRE from the coding sequence ATGACGTCCACGACTACGATTCAGGCGCAGTGTTGCGTTGCCGGCGCAGGACCGGCCGGCATGATGCTCGGCCTGTTGTTGGCTCGCGCCGGCGTCGACGTCGTCGTGTTGGAGAAACATGCCGATTTTCTACGGGATTTTCGCGGCGATACGATTCACCCGTCCACGCTCGACGTCATGTCGGAACTGGGAGTTCTAGAAGCGTTCTTGCAGCAGCCGCACCAGCGGGTGACGCGCTTGGCGGGGAAGGTGGGCGATACCACCGTGACCGTCGCGGATTTCACGCGACTTCGTGCGCGCTGTCGTTTTTTGGCGTTCATGCCGCAGTGGGAGTTTCTCAACTTTTTAGCCGGCCAAGCGGCGCGGTATCCGAATTTCCGCTTGCGTATGCACGCTGCGGTCGAAGACGTACTGCTCGACGGCGATCGGATCGTGGGCGTGCGCGCGGCGACTCCAGAAGGACCGATCGAGGTGCGGGCCGCGCTGACGGTAGCGGCCGACGGACGCGGATCGGTCGTGCGCGATCGAGCCGGACTCGACGTGATCGACGTCGGTGCACCGATGGACGTGCTGTGGTTGCGCGTTTCCAAACGCGACGACGATCCGCACGATACGTTCGGCTACGTTCGGAACGGGCGGATCCTAGCCCTCATCGATCGCGGTGAGTATTGGCAATCGGCGTACGTGATACCGAAGGGGGCGATCGACGGACTTCACGAGCGCGGTTTAGAGGCGTTCCGAGAAGAAATCGCCGAGACCGTGCCATTTCTGCGAGATCGTCTTAACGAAATTGCGAGCTGGGATGACGTCCGGTTGTTGACGGTGCGCGTCGACCGTTTGCGTCGGTGGTACCGCTCCGGATTGCTCTGTTTGGGTGACGCGGCACACGCGATGTCCCCGATCGGCGGCGTCGGCATTAACCTGGCGATTCAAGATGCCGTCGCGGCCGCCAACATGCTGGCGAGCGAGTTGCTCGAGGGGCCAGTCAGCCTTCGAACGTTGCGCCGAATTCAACGGCGTCGCGAGTTTGCAGCGCGCGTGACGCAAGCGTTGCAGGTGATGGTGGGCCGCCATGTGATCGGCCGCGTCTTACGTACCGGAAGTTCGCCGGTGCTGCGGGCGGTTCCAAAACTCGTCGGGCGGCTGCCCTTCCTAACGCGGATACCCGCCCGTCTTGTCGGGCTGGGTATCCGGCCGGAACACGTGGCGCGCCCGGAGGTGCGCCGCTCGCCGCTTTCTAGGGAGTAG
- a CDS encoding molybdopterin molybdotransferase MoeA, whose amino-acid sequence MQPQKALLSETGFAAESLLAPAQALAVYFARVLFEAPAVEEVTRDAARGRVLASEIRTDADYPLAPRSNMDGYAILAASVPGTLQIAGDVRMGQATACGIDRTQAARIPTGGVLPPGADAVVPIEEARAGDGTVSIEGRAERGQNVIPRGADMRAGDVVLSAGRTLHAAHIGLLASLGIERVPVYRTPLVGIVSSGDEIVPVSQRPRAGEVRDSNRYAIAASLQAMGLRTKHYPTVGDAPGELADALRLMAAECDAIVASGGSSVGAHDRLPEAVAQFEPGVVVHGLRIKPGKPALFGAAGSTPIVGLPGNPASASIVLEAVAASIFLKLTGANHRQSVERLPLTAALRGRPGWTWYVPVAIEDARARPLELRSFSVRLAAQADGYVVVHPDAPAIDAGDEVVVHRFWGT is encoded by the coding sequence ATGCAGCCGCAAAAGGCTCTCCTATCGGAGACCGGTTTTGCAGCCGAGTCGCTGCTCGCCCCCGCGCAAGCGCTGGCGGTGTATTTCGCACGCGTTCTATTCGAAGCACCGGCGGTCGAAGAGGTGACACGGGATGCGGCACGCGGACGAGTGCTTGCATCCGAAATTCGAACGGATGCCGATTATCCGCTCGCTCCCCGCTCGAATATGGACGGTTATGCAATCCTCGCAGCGAGCGTTCCAGGGACGCTGCAGATCGCCGGCGACGTTCGCATGGGTCAAGCAACTGCATGCGGGATCGACAGAACGCAGGCCGCGCGAATTCCGACCGGCGGTGTGCTGCCGCCCGGCGCGGATGCGGTCGTGCCGATCGAGGAGGCGCGCGCAGGCGACGGGACCGTTTCGATCGAGGGACGGGCGGAGCGAGGCCAAAACGTCATTCCGCGCGGCGCCGATATGCGTGCCGGCGACGTGGTATTGTCGGCCGGTCGTACGCTGCACGCGGCGCATATCGGTTTGCTCGCATCGCTGGGCATCGAGCGCGTTCCGGTGTATCGAACTCCGCTCGTCGGCATCGTTTCGAGCGGCGATGAAATCGTGCCGGTATCCCAGCGCCCGCGTGCCGGCGAAGTACGCGATTCGAACCGCTACGCGATTGCCGCGTCGCTGCAAGCCATGGGGTTGCGGACGAAACACTATCCGACGGTCGGCGATGCGCCGGGCGAGTTGGCCGATGCGCTGCGGTTGATGGCGGCCGAATGCGATGCGATCGTCGCCAGTGGCGGCTCCTCGGTCGGAGCGCACGACCGGTTGCCTGAAGCCGTCGCGCAGTTCGAACCGGGCGTCGTCGTTCACGGCCTACGCATCAAGCCCGGAAAGCCCGCGCTGTTTGGAGCCGCCGGCTCGACGCCGATCGTCGGCCTGCCCGGAAATCCCGCGTCGGCATCGATCGTGCTCGAAGCCGTGGCAGCGTCGATTTTTTTGAAGCTGACCGGAGCGAACCACCGCCAGTCCGTCGAGCGCTTGCCGCTAACGGCGGCGTTGCGCGGCCGGCCGGGCTGGACGTGGTACGTTCCGGTCGCTATCGAGGATGCTCGGGCCCGGCCGCTCGAGTTACGCTCGTTTTCCGTTCGTCTGGCCGCGCAAGCCGACGGATACGTCGTGGTGCATCCCGATGCGCCGGCGATCGACGCCGGCGATGAGGTCGTCGTCCATCGGTTTTGGGGAACGTAG
- a CDS encoding alkaline phosphatase family protein → MYRNSGRPIRIVSVALAAVIAGCSGSPSSGSAPLPVTSQSSRILDAVRVAAPRGKISGKIKHVVIIIQENRSFDDLFQGFPGADTQSYGYTSTGAKVTLQPVGLEAPWDIDHSSTSFFQACNGTGSLPGTNCQNNGFDREYVGCGGGGPPCPNAHPMYGYVPRSESQPYFDMASQYVIGDRMFTSHLDASSFISHQYIIRGNASSSVDYPSSTWGCDGGPSDQVNTINQQRQIGSPITPCYDTQTLGDELDTAKLSWGYYTASIYGDGNIWNAYQAIKHIRYGKDWSRNVITPQSKFFDVVSSGKLPVVSWVTPTCENSDHAGCGSNSGPAWVTSLVNAVGESKYWKSTAIFIMWDEYGGWYDHVPPQMVDYDGLGMRVPLVIISPYAKKGFVSHVQYEHGSILRFTEDQFGLPRLAASDTRANSPEDDCFDFTQKPRKFKPFKASLDMKGILAQPPDHRVPDSE, encoded by the coding sequence ATGTATCGAAACTCAGGGCGCCCGATTCGCATCGTTTCGGTCGCGCTCGCTGCCGTCATTGCCGGTTGCAGCGGAAGTCCGAGCAGCGGCTCGGCACCGCTTCCGGTCACGTCGCAATCTTCACGGATTCTCGACGCGGTTCGCGTGGCCGCTCCACGCGGTAAGATCAGCGGTAAGATCAAACACGTCGTTATCATCATTCAAGAAAATCGGAGTTTCGACGATCTCTTTCAAGGGTTTCCAGGCGCCGACACGCAGTCGTACGGGTACACGAGCACGGGCGCTAAAGTCACGCTGCAACCCGTTGGACTCGAAGCGCCATGGGACATCGATCATAGCTCGACGTCATTTTTTCAAGCCTGCAACGGCACCGGGTCACTGCCCGGAACGAATTGCCAAAACAACGGGTTCGATCGCGAATACGTCGGTTGCGGCGGCGGCGGTCCGCCGTGTCCGAACGCGCATCCGATGTACGGGTACGTGCCGCGCAGTGAATCGCAGCCGTACTTTGACATGGCGTCTCAATACGTGATCGGCGACCGGATGTTCACGTCGCATCTGGACGCCAGCAGCTTTATTTCACACCAGTACATCATTCGCGGTAATGCCAGCTCGTCGGTCGATTACCCGTCGAGCACGTGGGGCTGCGATGGTGGTCCCAGCGATCAGGTGAACACCATCAATCAACAGCGTCAGATCGGGTCGCCGATCACGCCGTGTTACGACACGCAGACGCTCGGCGACGAGCTCGACACCGCCAAGCTGAGTTGGGGATATTACACCGCCTCGATCTACGGCGACGGCAATATATGGAATGCCTATCAGGCCATCAAGCACATTCGCTACGGTAAAGACTGGAGTCGCAACGTCATCACGCCGCAGTCGAAGTTTTTTGACGTTGTCAGTTCCGGAAAATTACCGGTAGTCAGTTGGGTGACGCCCACGTGTGAAAACTCCGACCACGCGGGCTGCGGTTCGAACAGCGGCCCCGCTTGGGTGACGTCGCTCGTAAATGCCGTTGGTGAAAGCAAATACTGGAAATCGACTGCGATCTTCATCATGTGGGACGAGTACGGCGGCTGGTACGACCACGTGCCGCCGCAGATGGTCGACTACGACGGTCTCGGCATGCGTGTGCCGCTCGTCATCATCTCGCCGTACGCCAAGAAGGGCTTCGTTTCGCACGTCCAATACGAGCACGGCAGCATCTTACGGTTCACCGAAGATCAATTCGGACTACCGCGATTGGCAGCATCCGATACGCGGGCGAACTCGCCGGAAGACGATTGCTTCGACTTCACACAGAAGCCGCGCAAGTTCAAGCCGTTCAAGGCCTCGCTCGACATGAAAGGGATCTTAGCGCAGCCACCCGATCACCGCGTTCCCGATAGCGAATAG
- a CDS encoding alpha/beta fold hydrolase: protein MLAAALLAGSLVLHPCGAHQAYYCGSLARPLDATGRIAGRIDIGFTWLPHALRNAPSAGTIVAAEGGPGYPSGASRDAYRALFGPLLSTHDMLLMDDRGTGRSGAIDCRALQGGSMTLPAIARCGAQLGSAAGLYGSAEAADDLDALMGRLGVTRADLYGDSYGTFFVQTFAARHPARVRRIVLDGAYPAGGLDPWYSSTTPAIAAAFDAVCRRSTQCAARGAAMTRIDRVLARLRSGRGPIDPSQLAFVMDTAGLDSLVYRELDAAVRAWLERGDGIPLRRLAREAWDFEEFASSDPREDSNGLFVAASCADNPQAYDMRFAPALRQAQWRSIERRTAESNAQLYAPFTVREFLSIPLDYAYVPLCQNWPVAPAGHPAGQPFPPGTHMPDVPALVLTGDLDTITTPSEGDAAAKLFGRSQRVIVRNTGHVTAIDDPWNCASALVRTFLAGHSLNTSCAAHIPATRLIDTFPGTRSEMPPAALARGSASLATLRDAANAVAAAGDALARAQQFGTAAGDGLRGGRFKVAPTATGSRIELHAVRWTADFPVSGNVDWNRATGAVAARLRAPGLRETASWNVTAGSRARLRMVEPGSVEATAPAP from the coding sequence GTGCTTGCGGCTGCATTGCTCGCCGGTTCGCTCGTGTTGCACCCGTGCGGCGCGCATCAAGCATACTACTGTGGATCGCTGGCACGTCCACTCGACGCCACCGGACGAATCGCAGGTCGCATCGACATCGGCTTCACCTGGCTGCCGCACGCGCTTCGCAACGCACCTTCCGCGGGAACGATCGTCGCCGCCGAAGGTGGGCCGGGCTATCCATCGGGCGCTTCGCGCGATGCTTACCGCGCGCTGTTCGGACCGCTCCTGTCTACCCACGACATGCTGTTAATGGACGATCGCGGAACCGGCCGCTCGGGCGCGATCGATTGTCGCGCGCTGCAGGGCGGCTCGATGACGTTGCCCGCCATCGCTCGTTGCGGCGCACAGCTCGGCTCCGCAGCGGGACTGTACGGATCGGCCGAAGCGGCAGACGATCTCGATGCGTTGATGGGACGGCTGGGCGTAACGCGAGCGGACCTATATGGCGATTCCTACGGCACATTTTTCGTTCAAACGTTCGCGGCCCGGCATCCCGCCCGAGTGCGCCGCATCGTGTTGGACGGTGCATATCCGGCGGGCGGCCTCGATCCATGGTATTCGAGTACGACACCCGCGATCGCCGCTGCATTCGATGCGGTCTGCAGGCGCTCGACACAATGCGCGGCGCGCGGTGCAGCCATGACTCGCATCGATCGCGTTCTTGCGCGACTGCGGTCCGGACGCGGACCGATCGACCCATCACAACTGGCATTCGTGATGGATACCGCCGGCCTCGATTCGCTGGTGTATCGCGAATTGGACGCGGCAGTTCGCGCGTGGCTAGAACGCGGCGACGGCATACCGCTACGGCGGCTAGCTCGCGAAGCATGGGATTTCGAAGAATTCGCTTCGAGCGACCCGCGAGAAGATAGCAACGGGTTGTTCGTCGCTGCGAGCTGCGCGGATAACCCGCAAGCGTACGATATGCGTTTCGCGCCGGCGCTTCGGCAAGCGCAATGGCGATCGATCGAACGTCGTACGGCCGAATCGAATGCGCAACTTTATGCGCCGTTTACGGTCAGAGAATTTTTGAGCATTCCTCTGGATTACGCGTACGTGCCGCTCTGCCAGAACTGGCCAGTCGCGCCTGCCGGGCACCCGGCGGGACAACCGTTTCCACCCGGAACGCATATGCCGGACGTGCCGGCTTTGGTGTTGACCGGCGATCTCGATACAATCACGACGCCGTCGGAAGGCGACGCGGCTGCGAAGCTGTTTGGACGCTCGCAACGCGTCATCGTTCGCAACACCGGTCACGTAACGGCAATCGACGATCCGTGGAACTGCGCGTCCGCGCTCGTGCGAACGTTTCTGGCGGGGCACTCACTCAACACGAGCTGCGCCGCTCACATTCCAGCCACGCGACTGATCGACACGTTTCCCGGGACGCGCTCCGAAATGCCGCCGGCTGCGCTCGCACGCGGTTCCGCGTCGCTCGCTACGCTTCGGGACGCTGCAAACGCAGTGGCAGCCGCCGGCGATGCGTTGGCCCGAGCGCAACAGTTCGGCACTGCCGCCGGGGACGGTCTGCGCGGCGGCCGCTTTAAGGTCGCGCCGACGGCAACCGGGAGCCGCATCGAACTGCACGCGGTGCGCTGGACCGCTGACTTTCCCGTGTCCGGAAACGTGGACTGGAACCGAGCGACGGGTGCCGTCGCCGCTCGGTTGCGAGCGCCGGGCCTCCGCGAGACCGCGAGTTGGAACGTCACGGCCGGTTCGCGTGCACGCCTCCGCATGGTCGAACCCGGCTCCGTCGAGGCGACCGCGCCGGCGCCATAG